In Streptomyces violaceusniger Tu 4113, one DNA window encodes the following:
- a CDS encoding ATP-binding protein: protein MHTYSVTEPQPRRCVFPFAAEASQVAGLRRAVRAELAVLGLSALVDEAQLIVTELASNVVKHVGQGSVATLVLDVGSDQLRMELHDKSGKEPQNLHPDSDEESGRGLQILGALSTTWGTVRTTVGKAVWCELPLALGETRCRIQRAATVMETYSVTVGGSAARLTRRPVLEESATSLILDLLHWLSAHGLDPDDILDRAQTHFEARPGVV, encoded by the coding sequence ATGCACACGTACTCAGTCACCGAACCTCAGCCACGCCGATGTGTTTTCCCTTTCGCGGCCGAGGCCTCTCAAGTGGCCGGCCTGCGCCGAGCAGTGAGAGCGGAACTTGCCGTCTTGGGGCTGTCGGCCCTCGTTGACGAAGCGCAGCTAATCGTTACGGAGCTGGCGTCGAATGTGGTCAAACACGTCGGCCAGGGCTCCGTAGCCACTCTCGTTCTCGACGTCGGCTCAGACCAGCTCCGCATGGAACTGCACGACAAGAGCGGCAAGGAGCCGCAGAACCTCCACCCCGACAGCGACGAGGAATCCGGCCGCGGCCTGCAAATCCTTGGAGCCCTCTCGACAACCTGGGGCACGGTCCGCACGACGGTCGGCAAGGCGGTCTGGTGCGAACTGCCGCTGGCCCTGGGCGAAACCCGCTGCCGCATCCAGCGCGCAGCGACCGTCATGGAGACGTACAGCGTCACGGTCGGCGGCTCGGCCGCACGACTCACCCGCCGCCCGGTCCTGGAAGAGTCGGCAACCAGTCTGATCCTGGACCTCCTGCACTGGCTCAGCGCACACGGTCTCGATCCCGACGACATTCTCGATAGAGCCCAGACCCACTTCGAAGCCCGGCCAGGAGTCGTCTGA